ATTATTTTCTCCTTGACTAACAATGGAacagaaataaaataagaggaCCCATTTCCATCCTCATTTCTTTATTTGATaggtaaaaattttattaaaccacataattaggcatagcccaagtacacaagaagtatacaagagaaaaacgcctaattacaaactaaagCTGAAAAATAGCACAAGTCATTTAGACTCCatccattaaaataatttttttttataggttccATCCATTACAATAAACGAAGCCCAAAACAACAAAGTATGATAAAAGAAGTCTACTTGCACGAATAATCGCAAAAAGCTTACAGGTGTCGATTTCGTCGTCCATGTCAGACAATGCAACGTCATCGTCGCGGGCAGTTCTCTTAGGGTTTCTGTAGTCTTTCTTCTGTCCCTTCCCTCTCTTACCCATTGCCTTCCACCTTATAAGGATTTCGAAAACGCCTGCAGAATAGATTTAACTTACACagattatgaaataaaataaaataaataacaataacaaaattTCGCATTGGACTCTGTTTGCCTCCATTGAAAACACTTTCTGGGAACaaatatcaattaaaaaaaagggagagTTGCGTTTTCTATAAAATCCCAATCATAAAAAGAGTGCATATTACAAtgaaaaacaagtaaaaaattTGAGTTACCTTTCAGTGAGAATTTGAAATCTCTCGGGTAGTCTCAACGCTCGACACTGTTATCAGAAAATGTCCCCAAAACCCTGGTCCTTGAGTGGTACGTTACTTGCAAGTAGGGTTTATGAATGATGATATCATCGCCATGATTGGGGTTGGAGGTTGAACTGGGCGAGTATAGGCCCATTACCATCATGGGCCCTAGGTCTAATATGGCCGAATGCCCAGCCCAAGTTCCATTATTTGATCATGGTATTTTTTTCCCAACAaaactaaaaagtaaaaactggAAGGAAATGTTTATATTTGTGAGGACAGACTCAGGATAttcaattaataaataaaaatgtgatgttttagtatttttaattttaaaaattttatgtatagtcatttatatagatttttttatttattttattaatgtgattggttacataatttttttaatataaaataattattttgaccaatcacatcaataaaatgtataaaaaatacgtaaaagtagtTGATGAAGAAAAGTCTTTGTATAGtttttagatatatattttttaaaaattaaataaaataatttatttattaacaaataaacaaaagttatttttattttattttttttaatttggataaaatgttaattttttatttttatttttgaaggatTATGCGAAATTAAGCTAGGTTtggttttataaatttttttaattatctcaTCATATCTAATCTCATATCAacatttaaatatcatttaactacaaatattttttaatttttaatttttaatttttaatttttaatttttaatttttatttaattattataactttttcagatttataaacaaaacagaaaaaattaatttaatttttttaaattttaaaataaaaattatattctaatcttcttttaaatttataatttttataaattttttttctcaccttttaaaatcttataaaaatattaacttaaactatttaaCACTgttaacaaattattttattattttatttataatttttctcatcttatcttaccTATTATAAACGACACCTTAGACATGTTAAGATCATCGAAAGgaaaatttctataataatataCAAGCAACacattttcataaaacattttaaaataataaaaatattcttgaaAAATATCGTGGGTAAATCATTTCCCTTCGCGTCATTTGAATGTGGGAGGGTGTTCTCAGTTCCAAGAGCCAATACCAgagggaggaagaagaaggaaagaatggATATAGCTGTTAATACCctctttttggctttgagtCCAAAGGTTATCCCCCCtaattttctttccctttcctttAAGCTTTTAAAGATTCCAATAAAATGATAGATTTTTCTTTTGCGAAATGAAATTTTGTGTAGATGATAGTAAATCACAAGAAGCTCGTGGGTGGCTATGCTCCAAAACTTACTTGCAGAAGCTCTGATTTTTCACGTCATTTCAGATTCGATTCTCGAGAATTTCGAGCAGGGTATCCGTGCACTCTGAATACTCAAAGGTTTAACTATCCTAGTTTGTGCTAATTTATGTACATATTTCTTAAACTTGTTTCTTtcctaattatatttttttttaagttaacagAAATGCTCATGCATGACCAGTGAAATTCTAAGTTGAGCAGGATAGCCTGGATAGGACATGGGAATGGTCATTCTTTGAGTATTTTAACAAACAATGaggattttttctttctttttggccATGTTTAAACAGCATATTGACTGTTAAAGTGCAATATGGGAAATCATTAGAAGGTTAATTGGACTGAGCCTGTGGTATGTTGGTGTTTGTTTTGACATGCAAGCTAAGCGACTCTTAGAATTTCCAGCATAATTTTGCTTTGGCTCTGGAGGAAATTGTGGAAAGCTTTCAATCTATTTAGGCTTAGATAACTTTGAACAAAGAAGTTGGTAGATTCCAATACAGAAGGCATCACTATAAGAATTGGGATTGAGGTCATTTATTGGGATTcattaatatttctcatttaaatGGCATCATTTTTAGTTCCTTCATAAAGTGggacaccttttttttttcccaaaaatgaGTTCATATAATGTGCAAGACTTTCAGCATTATTTTTAGAAGTGCAAGACTTTCGGGATGTTTGTGTTTAGTTCATTGTTTTGCTTCATGtttcccttttatttttcaGGATAAGTCATGAACATCTTCCTTCTGTTTGTGCCATATTATCAGGTGTGACTTCTTATCATTCTCTTTCAAGGAGCACCTCTGGTTACCATATCATGCTATTGCTTAATATTCTGCAAAATAATGATTTTAGTTACTTCTTAGGTGTGGAAGATGTTGGACTTTCTTCTAGGTACCATATACTGTTTAATATTCTCCCAAATAATGCTTTGAGTTACTTTCTTAGATGTGGAAAATGTTGGAGTTTCTTCTCAattggatgatttctctgtcaCTAGATCGAGGGTCAGTGATGCCAGAGAACTAATGGTAATCCAGGACATCTAggcctttattattattaaaatgatcTGTATTGCAGATATGTTCATAATTAGtctttattattatggattttgACTGCAATTTGTATTTGTAACTTTTTGTTGCCAGATAAGTGTTGATGTCTTTGGTGCCAGAACTAAAGCAATTTTTGagtgtgtttttgacaaaatGGTCGCTGCAGCCCAGCCGATCCCTGGCTTTAGAAGAGTAAAAGGAGGTAGGAACATTCAAATCGGGTGAAATCTTATAATGGAAAGGctcatttatttaaatttctctcTTCTATGGCCCGTATGGGTCATCTACAAAGAGTCACCATGGCCGGTGAAGTGGCTTTCAACGAGTGTTTCAGTGGCCTCTTAAGGTTGGCCAGTATGGAGGAGAACCAAAGTGGTTTTGAGTGTAGGGACCTCAACATGCTCTAGCCATGCACTTTTTGCCACCACTCCTGTGCACATATGTGCCTGTAGTCTTTGACATTACAGTCTGCTAGGTAATTATGATGCCATAACATTGGTGGCTTCTATTTTTGGTATTGTCGCATTCGCCATCGCTTTTGTTGATCACATGTTCCTTTTGTGGCATGGTTTTATTCTTTGATATGAACGCATGAAACTTCGAGCTGTTACATAACAGATCTGTGAAAAATGAACTAAATGCttgttgtatattatatatgataaggATTATAAGTCGAGTGGATATCCCCCTACATTATAGGAAGAAAAATAAGTTGATCAGGGGTGAGAATATATTAGACCGATATAGGGGACAACCCCACAAAGGGGAAAGAATTTCAAAGAGATGGCTTCACAGCATAGTGTGTCCATTTAGAACTTGTGGCAGCAGTGTCCTCCATTGCCATCTCTGTTTGATTATACTCTCCTTCCAAATGCTGGGCTCGTCTATTTCTGCAAGCTGAAATGCTTTGTTAAATTGACTGTAGTGTAGATTGTTAAAATGAGAACTAATGATTGGTCTACATCTCTTTTGTTCTACACAAGGAGcatatttatgtaatttcttttattttttcatttcccCCCTTGAATGTTTATTTTGTCATGTCCTACTCTCAATGTCtaacttattattttttcatgatttCTCTCCTTGGCTATTTTGTCTCTGACCAACAATTTGAGGATCATCAGGAAAAACACCAAATGTAAGTATCTGTTTCCTTTAATTCTGCTGCTGCCCGCAGCCAACTTTGTTAAACTTACTGTCGATGGTAATTTAATTGAACAATTGTTTCCAAGTGGAAGCTAAGTGAATATGTCTTGCTGGGGCATTCTTGGCACACCGTCCACCCTAACCTTTACCAGCCACACTAGATGTATGCATCTTATAGATCAAACACCCATCCAAACTCTTATAGTTCAAACAACCATCCAAACCACCCAACAGAGATGCATTTATGTGCAGATACTTCCACAAACACAGACATCCATGCATTCAAGTGTATGTCTCTGTGTTTTTTGTGCGTGTGAGAGAGATACAACAGACACAAAAGCATTGTGGTTTCCTAATTTTGTTCTGTGGAGAGG
This genomic interval from Carya illinoinensis cultivar Pawnee chromosome 2, C.illinoinensisPawnee_v1, whole genome shotgun sequence contains the following:
- the LOC122300590 gene encoding trigger factor-like isoform X2; the encoded protein is MDIAVNTLFLALSPKMIVNHKKLVGGYAPKLTCRSSDFSRHFRFDSREFRAGYPCTLNTQRISHEHLPSVCAILSDVENVGVSSQLDDFSVTRSRVSDARELMISVDVFGARTKAIFECVFDKMVAAAQPIPGFRRVKGGKTPNIPRDILLEVLGPSKVYKQVIMEVINSTIAEYVEKEGLKVGKDLRVEQSFEDLEVTFEPGEKFSFDAVIQLQEAN
- the LOC122300590 gene encoding trigger factor-like isoform X3, with translation MDIAVNTLFLALSPKMIVNHKKLVGGYAPKLTCRSSDFSRHFRFDSREFRAGISHEHLPSVCAILSDVENVGVSSQLDDFSVTRSRVSDARELMISVDVFGARTKAIFECVFDKMVAAAQPIPGFRRVKGGKTPNQIPRDILLEVLGPSKVYKQVIMEVINSTIAEYVEKEGLKVGKDLRVEQSFEDLEVTFEPGEKFSFDAVIQLQEAN
- the LOC122300590 gene encoding trigger factor-like isoform X1; translated protein: MDIAVNTLFLALSPKMIVNHKKLVGGYAPKLTCRSSDFSRHFRFDSREFRAGYPCTLNTQRISHEHLPSVCAILSDVENVGVSSQLDDFSVTRSRVSDARELMISVDVFGARTKAIFECVFDKMVAAAQPIPGFRRVKGGKTPNQIPRDILLEVLGPSKVYKQVIMEVINSTIAEYVEKEGLKVGKDLRVEQSFEDLEVTFEPGEKFSFDAVIQLQEAN